From Antechinus flavipes isolate AdamAnt ecotype Samford, QLD, Australia chromosome 1, AdamAnt_v2, whole genome shotgun sequence:
GTCCTCTCTCTGGCCGTTGTCATGGAAATTGCGAGACGCGAGGCAGAGGCAGGCAGGAGGAGGCGCTATGGGATGTGTCACTTCCGCTTCCGCCCTCTCCCTCCTGCCGCGGCGCTGCTGTCAGCTTCTCAGGTCCTCTCGGTCTGTGGCCTTCTCGGCTCTGCGCCTTCAGCAGCTGCTGGGGCTTCGAGACCTGTGTCTGTTCTGGTCCGGGGTGAGTGGGCTCCGGAGGCGGGCGGGCAGAGAGGGCGAAGCGCCCGGAGACAGCGGGACCGGAGGAGACTAGAGAGAATCGGGGGACTGGAAAGCTGGCCGAGGATAAATTTGCGCATGTGCTGGCCGCCTCCGACCCCGCCTCCTGGCCGAGCGCAGGCGCCAATTGGTCAGGTCGGGCGAGGGCCCGGCCTGGGAGCCAATAAGAGATGTGGGCCCGGCTCGGGGCGGAGCATGCTGTGGGTCGGGTTGGGGTGGGAGAGAAGGGAGTGCCCAGCCTCTCTGGagcttccctctcctttgtcCCCTCCAAGGCCCAGCGAGAGATGCTGACTCCGGGTGGGGGGCTGCGGGTGCGAGGAACTGCCCTTTCTCTCCCCAGAACCGCCTGGCCCGAAGCCGGACTCGGAGAAGCCACGGGAGATGGAGGACCCCCAGGTGAGGGACAGCCAGTGTCCTGCGGGGGAAGCTGAGGCCCGGAAGGGAACACACACGCGCGTTGTCCCGGAGGGGCGCGCGTCAGGGCGAGCAGGGCTCAGGTCCGTCGCGGTTCAGCCGCGGCCTCGTGACCCTACTTGAGAGTTTCTCGGCCCTTCCcagtccagctcattttacagaggaggaaactgaggcacacgggGTTGAGGGCCTTGCCCAGGGGGACATAGCCAAGAAgggtttgaggctggatttgaactcgggtcttcctgattccaggcctgacacagaaattaaaacattgtaaaatattaacctctttaaaagaacaagaaacaTTATTACATGGCGACATAACTATCATATTTATGAAAATAGCTACTTTCCACCAACAAACACATTTGGTGAGTGGTGTTATACGTTGTTTTTGCAACCCTCCTTCCTGCCTCGgttaatggagagaagctggattcTCCACCTGCTTCTGCACTCCCTCTGCCATCTGCTCCTTTGGGTGAGCAGGAAGAACGCGCAGCCACATGCAGATAGGTAGTTGGGAAATATGCAGATCCCGCCTTGGTTTATTATGGAAAGATGGAGGCCCCGTGCGGAGGGATGGTGCAGGAGCACTTTGCTTTGGCCCAGGATCGCGCCTTCCGTGCCCATGTTGGAGGGCCCATGTGCGCCGGACCTCTGGTATCCGGTTTTAGGGGCAACACGGAGGAGAAGCCCACAGCGGGGGCGGTGGTGGGGAGGCTGGGTCATGGTCAGTATACACAGGCCCAAGGAAATATCGTCACCTGCTTGTGATGCGAGTCCAAATTTAGTATAAAACGGAGATCCAGGAGCAGTGAGTCCTGACGGGTGTAGGAGAAGGCGTTTCTGGGTAAACAGAGGTCGCATCTGCTTTCAGGAGCTGGTGACATTCAAGGATGTGGCCGTGGACTTCACCTGGGAGGAGTGGGGGCACCTGGATGCTTTTCAGAAGGAGCTGTACAAGGATGTAACGCTGGAGAACTATAGGAACCTGGTGTGCCTGGGTAAGGAGGGCTCCTGGGAGAGCGGGATCTGGCCCTGGCGGGGAGTGTGTTCCGAGCTTCATGCGCCACAAAGCTTTGTGAGCACTTGGAGATCgcttccctctctcccattcttGGTTCCCTCCGGACGAAGATTCTTTCCTAAAGTCTTGGGGCAGATATCTGGAGATACTGGGTGTCTATGCTCTTACCACAGATGGGCCCcgataattaatttttatttctaagccTAAATTTTTTTGTGAATCATTCCCACCGTTCTCAGAAAACAAAAGGGTTAGAGCTGACTCTGACTCTAGGATTCTCCTGTTTCCAATGAGCAGGACTTGCCGTGTCCAAACCAGACGTGATCTCTCAGTTGGAGCAGGGGGAAGCACCTTGGACCCCCGAGAGAGAAGACCCAAGATGCAGGTGTGCAGGTGAGTGAGCGACACTGGCAGGGGAAGCTTGGCCAGAGACGGCTCAGGCAGCCATCAAGGGGGAAGGAATCCTTTCACATAGTCTCCCCACACTCTGGGGAGAAGGGCTACACCTATCTGACATGAACTTCTCCATCTCTCTAGGcactttctccattctttctcacATGCCTGGTTGGTGGCCAccttctcctccctctgcctcatCTCTCTTAATtcatttctcttctgtcttttaatGTGTATTTTGTCTTGAGAAAGATCATCACAAAACCATCCTGGGATGGAAATGTTGCTAAATGAAAAGGACCCTGGGATGGGAGTTAGGAGACATAGGTCTGCGTCCCACTTCTTCTAGATTAGTTAACAGACTACTAGGAAAGTTACTAAATTTTTCATCTGAGTCTCAGTTTGCCTATTTAGGAAACCTAATCATTGGCTTACTTGCCTCTCCTGTTCTTGTTCAACCACTATGGATTTCTCTTATCAACGACAAATGACCATACACACCTAAGGGAGCATCCTTAGGGATTCTGCACTTTGAAGTTTGATCCTGTTTTTAGGGGATCAGCAGAGGGGTTTCCACATATGGCATAAGGTACAGGAGACATTGACACTGGTAGATAAGAACAGACGTacaaaacaggcaaaaaaaatacaaagtgagATACTGAAAGAGACTCTAGACAGATTTTGGCTAGAAGGGGCAGGGCTCTCAAAATGGAAGTAAATTGAGGCCTGATCAAGATGGTCACTGGACATGGGAGTATTGAACTGCCTCCTTTTATGTCTTCTGATGCTGGTTCTTgggcttctttttgttttttcttttttaaatgtcttcaTGAGAGCCCAGCTCTGTCTTGAGCTCccattccattatcttctttTAAGTCTTCCAACAGATTGAATATTGAGTGATGGCCAGCTAGCTATATACAGTGTTTCTGGAACCACTTATAAGCCACATCTACACACAGATGTGTGTAGACATAAAAGTGGGAGATTAATTCATGGTCCTCCAGAATTTTTGGCTCTAGATAAAATATACAAGACTTAAAAGCAGCCAATAATCCTGAACATCCCAGACTTCTGTTAGAATGAGTGGTCGAGACAGTAAGCCcttgaagaattcagagaaagagaCATTCTGGGAGATCTTGCATTATGCTGAGCAATGAGGTCATCAAGGAAGATTTCACAGCCAGTTGATGGATAAATGGGGGCAGGGGGAGAAGATTGGCAGACTTAGAAAGATTCTGTTGCAGGATGCCATGTGTGAGATAATGAGGTTCTAGATGCTTATCCCAGATGTCTCTTATTTCTTGTTCACTGTCTGTTACTTTACTCTAGTGCCGTTTCTTCCCTTAGTGTTTTCCCTTGGTAatgtctttctttcctccatttgACCTCCTCCTGCCTACTTTTACACCAATCTAAAAGGCTAAAAAATGTCAATGCCATATACTTTCTTAGCAAGGAGAATTGCTTTTTTCATTCAGATGAACGGTTTGTACTAAAgtcatgttttatttattatccCAATGCTTATTCTTTAATTACCGCATTGAAGATTAATACAATCTGGGCCTTTTAATAATATAGTAACTATCTCTAATTGTGCCTGTACATGTCATATATGACAGACACTTGAAGCTGATCCCTTCCACAGAGTAGAAAGAACAGGTCAGAGACCTTGGAGGTGACAGGACAAGGGACATCGAGAAAAAGACCCGGGATAATCAGAGCCGTGGCCCTTCTTATAAGTACTTTCTTACATCACAGTGATTTATCTAGAATAAATAATGagccagaatcatagaatctgtGGAAACTGAGGAGCAGTCGAGTCCAGCTTCTGACTCAATGCTGGATCCTCTTTATGTTATTCCTAATAAATGATCTTGCAGCCCCTCATTAAATTTCCATATGTAGAAAGCGGATTCCATTGAATCCTATTTCAGCTACTCtgttattaattaattatgaGACTTTAAGGAAGTCACTAAATCACTTGAAATCCTTGTTTACttatttagaaattttaagaataatttgcATACTGTACTGGGTTACTGTGAGGTCATTaggaaaaaacttttttctaaatcaattataaattatttgttcTACCTTTTAAAGTTTGACCATTTTTGAGAGGGGTGGGCAACATGAGATACGACTAAAAGTATAACATTGGGCACAAtagatatttactttttttccccccccagACTGGGAGATTAGGCCTGAAACTCCAAAACACAACATTTTAATGAGTATGTCATCCCAAGACAGACTCCTAAAGGATGGTGCTTGTGTTTCCAAGTTTGGAGAAGCCTGTGAATATGATGCCAAGTTAGAGAGGCAGCAaagtaagaaggagaaaaagtctCAGCAAGTAATCACCCAAAGGAATTCTTTGACCACAGTGAGAAGCCACCTATATAATGAATATGGCAGAAACTTAAATCTAGCCCCTTCTCCACAACTGGGAGAACACATAGTAAAGAATCTCCATAAATGTGACAAACACAGTAAGAGCTTCAGACTAAATTCAGACCCGAGCAAATGCAACAGAAACTGCTCAAAGAAGGCATTTTCCAAGTATGGTGAATATGAGAAATCCTTCAATTGTAATTCTGATGTTATTGAATGTCACAGAATTTGTACTGAAGAGAAACTTCATGAATATAGTGAATGTGGGAGCACCATATGCCACAGTTCATCCATTATTTCTTATCAGAGAATTCAACCTGGAAAGAAACTTTGTGAGTGTGATAAATGGGGAAAGACCTTTCCCCAGAACATAAGACTTCTGGAACATCAGACAACTCATACTAGAAAAGAAATCTATAAATGTAGTAAGTGTGGGAAGGCCTTTGGCCAGAGTGCACATCTTGCTCGACATGAGAGaagtcattctggagagaaaccttatgggTGTAATCAGTGTTGGAAGGCCTTCAGCCGACGGTCACATCTCATTGAACATCAGAGAACgcacacaggagagaaaccttatgaatgtaatcaatgtgggaaggccttcgtCCGAGGCACACATCTTACTTTACACCAGAGAACACATAatggggagaaaccttatgagtgtcatgaatgtgggaaggcctttcCCCAGAGCATACAGCTTCTTGGACaccagagaatccatactggagagaaaccgtATGAATGTAATTACTGTGGGAAAACTTTTAGACATAGCTCATCCCTTAGTTCCCATCacagaattcatactggagagaaaccttatgaatgtaatgaatgtgggaaggctttTAAACATAGCTCTTCCCTTACTTACCATCACAGGatccatactggagaaaaaccatatatatgtaatgaatgtgggagggCCTTCCCCCAGAGCATACAACTtattgaacatcagagaattcatacgggagagaagccttatgaatgctGTGAATGTGGGAAGACTTTTAGCCGGAGGACACAGCTTACtcgacatcagagaattcatactggagacaaaccttatgaatgtaatcagtgtgggaaAGCCTTTTGTCAGAAGGCCCAGCTTAGTAAACATCAACGAGTTCACACTCAAGAGAAACCGTATGAATGTAacgaatgtggaaaggcttttagatatACCTCTTCGCTGACATCTCATCACAGAATTCATACTGGTGAGAAGCCTTATCAGTGCAAGGAATGTGGGATGACCTTTGGCTGGAACACACAGCTTAGTAAACACCAacgaattcatactggagaaaaatcGGTATTCTCTACCTAACATTCTCTGCTTCCACCAGAAACAGAAGCCAGGACCCTGTCTTTTTTTATGCCCACTCATATTTTAGAGATAGAATATTAGAGTAGTAATACTGCTTAGGTAAAGGACCTTAGATTCATTTTGTAAACCAAAAGAGTGAGGTTTAGAACAGCACATGACAGCCAAGGGCACATAGAAAGGACACAGTGGTTTTTGACTGTCTTCCTCTGATTGGGAGGTATTAAGTCCTTTAGCCAATCATCTTTAGACCTTCATGTCTCATTGTGGTAACTGTGCCAACAGATTTGTTCCTTGGCCCTAGAAACTGTTGGTTTTCCCATTGCCTCACTGCCATGACTTTGCTCTTCTGagtgtgaataataataattagcatttagatttgaattaaggtttacaaaatgttttacaagccttttgtcattttatcctcacaaccaccctgggtgGAAGGTGCTATCATGGTCCTCATTTAATAGGTGAGCAGaccgaggcagacagaggttaattgatttgcctaggatcGCACAGGTTATAAATCTGAAGGTTGGATTTTTGTGTCTCTTCCATCGTCCAAGGTTAATCAAAGCTTAGTTTATGGTTACTAAAatccctcctgacttcaaggagtaCAAAATCCTTTTGTCATTTCATCAGGCCTTTCCCCAAGATAACACTCCAGGTATTCAC
This genomic window contains:
- the LOC127545824 gene encoding zinc finger protein 254-like, with amino-acid sequence MEIARREAEAGRRRRYGMCHFRFRPLPPAAALLSASQVLSVCGLLGSAPSAAAGASRPVSVLVREPPGPKPDSEKPREMEDPQELVTFKDVAVDFTWEEWGHLDAFQKELYKDVTLENYRNLVCLGLAVSKPDVISQLEQGEAPWTPEREDPRCRCAGSVMLILALEDSWKEKRNGESILLRYGNK